tgttgcgcacaactgaaccgtcttcgttcagtttgttcctgtatacccactttgtacctataacagttttagaaactggtcttggaactaagttccagacattgttatgaacaaactgatttagctcttcttgcattgcattaatccaattagggtcagcaagagcttcgtcagttttctttggttctaattgagatacaaaagctgaatgaataaatagattgagcacctgatttctggttcttactggatcagatgggttacctattaccagttctggagggtgtgatttcttccatataaattcagcatttgttgcttcacagccagcaaattcttcgttgggtaactgaatgttttcagtttcagttggaactgattcagttgataattgatttccattagtttgctccatcaactgattgtcaagatttgcttccaattcagctggttgatccaatatctcaggttcaggtgtatgaaagatattctgattattacgatcttcgtctgagtcatcatcttccagactgatatctgtaaaacgatcagctagctcaacttgatcagttggcttatcgattagtgcagtttcatcaaaatcaacgtgtgcagattcttcaacattcaaagttttcttattaaatactctgtaagctatgctaactgatgaatatccaaggaatattccttctgcagatttgacatcgaatgcttttagatcatttttaccattgttatgaataaagcatctacagccaaatattttgaagtaagtgattatgctttttcttccatgccagatctcatatggtgttttcttgtgatttttattaatcattgatctgttctgagtgtagcatgcagtgtttactgcttctgcccaaaatctttgagaaatacctgaatcagcaagcatcgttctagcggcttccttaagagtccgattccttctctcagctacaccgttttgctgaggtgtccttgctgctgagaactcatgcttgattccagtattttctaaaaagtttgaaagtgtttgattgatgaattcagttcctcgatcagatctgattcgatcaatcccaactgatttttcatttaaaagtcttttgaaaagtttaatcagttgtgcagcagtatggtctttggatttgagaaatataacccaagtaaatcttgaaaagtcatctacgaccactaaggtgtattttattccccctaagctcatgattggtattggaccaaagagatccatgtgcaataattctaagcatcgggatgaagatttacagcctttgtttttgaaagaggatcgaacttgttttccatactgacatgctgaacaaagtttttcttttgaaaaatttattttgggcaaaccagttacaagttcatgcttactcagataagcaatagatttaaaatttaaatgatttaaccgtttatgccacaaccagttttgagatgatttagacgcaataaagcatactggtgtataaggttgatcattccaactgactttgtaagtgtttccacaccttttgccagttagaataatctcttcagttgagtttttgactgaacaagagtgtttgtcaaactgaactgagaatccattatcgcataactgactaatgcttatcagattatacttaagattctcgactaataaaatatcatggatggtgaagttaccatggataagcttacccttacccacagttttacctttggaattatccccaaaactgatgtttggaccattgtatttgaccagttgtgacaataagtttgaatctcctgtcatgtgtcgtgaacatccactgtccagataccatattgatccaataCTTGTTCCTGTTGCCTGCAATTAAACACagaataagattctggtacccttttttatttgggtccatagttgattagtccttttggaatccagacttgaatcagtttaactgactgtcctgttgctgtattccatatagTCCTTCCATgtatgtgtgtgcttggtgtatagtGTGTGGATGATGTGACATGTGTTTTgttctttttcaactgattgttcagccgatatcttttctgaactggcttactattgtagtagtttgagtagccatatgAATATTTCCTGCTGAGAGTTTTCGGTTGCTGAttccatgagtcagtcttaccctttggagtatatccaattccacatctcatgcctttattcatattctgagatggtTGTTCAGTCAGTTTGCTCgactcttcttgattttgtaccataactgattttacaaagtgaatatatttccctttgttcatattcagttttggttgagtatcttgggaagacaaaTCATCTTTACCACAGAATCctaaccagttttatcatcaactgatttctgagagttctgtatattagttaaagttTTAGATAAtttgttccaaacttgaatgagctcattgagctttgtattttcaagcgacaatttttgaatcattgattgattcctgcttctttcatcagtgagttcagcaatctcccttttcagactcaacatttcaactgattcatcagtttttgttttattgtctttgggatcattttgctttgctctgagtttttcaaatgataaagcaagcttttgatactcattgaccatgtcatgaagagttgagatgagttcttctcgtgtaaaatcaatagagctaaaatcaaatacctgctcgcagcttgattgatcttctaggttatctgccattagacatgttacttcttcctcatcctcacttgaactgcaagagctttctggatctgactcttcgctgtcagtttctgcccatttggctttgctgtctTCAGCTAGAAGTACTTCATGTCTCTTCttgtaaggcttcttttcgtCTTTAGaccttcttttgtgctcatacatctttttctttctttcagttgagatttgattatcctttttaggctttggacagttggcaataaagtgaccggatttgccacagttgaaacatacattagtctcttctctggagttgtttctttggtagtttttctgaaaatttccttgatttttcctcatgaatcttccaaatttcttaataaatagagacatggcatcattgctcagctgatcagcagttttctcaactggaccagttgattcatttctaacagcagtcaaggcagtagttgctgctggagtagatggttctccttctcgagtttgaagttcaaactcatatgcttttagatatgcaaataaatcatgaagttcaactttgttaagatctttggattccctcattgccatagttttgacatcccattctttgggaagtcctctgattactttcaacgctacttctttatttgtatacacttttccaagtgtatttagttcgttgatgatacagcttgttctttcatcatactcatccattgtttctcccatcttcattctgatgttgtcgaacttctgcatagcaactgaaagtttgttttcttttgtttgatcatttccttcgcaaagttgaattaacttctcccaaatttctttggcggttttgcacattttgatcttactgaacgttactttgtccagtgtcttatacaatatgtcttttgcaacgttgtctagatttgcctttcttttgtcctctgtagtccactcatctcgaggcttttcaattcggtgaggtgccccttcagtaatagcaacagctgtgtttgctttcaaaattttcatgggtccgtcagttatgacgtaccacatgtcatcgtcttgtgcagctagatgagcctgcattctgattttccaatcatcaaaatcttccctggagaacattggaatcttattgaatgaagacatagtgattagattgaagatagataatctttgacaggatatgccgagctctgataccacttgttaggatcggttattgactaaggagtgtttagaagggggggggggttgaataaacacttctagaaatttaaatgtttttcgaaaaaggtagttcagttttgttacaaactgaactgagtaTCCCGTCTGTCaattatcaatcagttaaactgaataagcagttgcggaaaataaactgattgaaagatagaatatctaactggaagtaaaaagctgaagtaaagaaaccacaatatgtttctggatgttcggagaattgaataactcctacgtcaccccttctatcacaaggataggatattcactaaaagactttgatcgagtacaacgcttgtacagacccacttcagttaggacttatctattgcctgaactgaaactcttagtataatacaatgatctctgtaagtaactgaacttagcacttatcgagttatcaatatttcacagtgctagattgctcaatatgtagccttgattgctacgaatagatctgataggtgtgagcagagatttttaacagagtaatggcaagttgagattggtcaatcgtcttttttgtcaactgctctttagtcatatttatagacttatctttcaacggtaattttgaattctcgtatccgttgattgcctccttatcatttcttggacagagttcttgattgccgcttcatcatttattgtaagacggcgtattaatctcaatagccgaaatacgtttttctatgcagtgcggctttccatattcagttgctgtctgatatgtctttttgtctgttgaatgatctttcccgaggtatcatcagttgagaagctttaatgttttcggctgaatgttttaactgatcagttctcaactgatcagtttgtgtcaactgattttagttgaatgttcagctgccgaatatgctttcatgtattagttgattttatgttttgtcaaactccagaatttagtttccaacagtaTTTTTAGAAATGACATACTCAATTCAATGTATCAGATGTACTAGCCCCATCTTCATTTGGCTTGTTTTTAACAATGAATAAATTTATTGCAATGTccaaaaatcagtacacgtaaaacccatgtatCATTGAAatagtttatttttttaataatttaggtAATGCATGATatgtgttaaattattttaaatgtatatatatttattttaatgcacattaaaatatttttcgagctTTAGTTTTTCAGATGAATATTCGATGTCAAATCGGGAAAGAAGACATGAGATGATTGAGGTGTTAAAAatttatatcatatttttattttaagccGAGAAATTATGTATTTAAAGGATTTATGAATTCTAGCATTTAatgtttaaatttaatttatcgagtgaaataaaagtatgttaAGTATCTTGATCATTGATTCTCGAAGATGTGAACGGCTAGGATGAATATTGGAAGTTGGGTCAAGCAGGAGAAAAGACAGGCGTAAATCTCGAGATATCATAACGGTCTTCGAAGCGCGAAAGTTTGCGGATAAGTTTGAATTTTAGGGCTTACGACAGCACTGACGGTAATATCCACatctttaaaattctaaaaggCTCTGCTGTCATTGGAAGTGGACTCTTTTTTACTAATCAGGACAGCGAGatagactctagcccgacttttTTAGGAGGGAGTGGTGATGCCCCCAAGGGAACCCGGGCCCGGGTAAAGCTCCCGACCCGGAGGATACTTTCACTCGGGCGAGATGAGAGCGGGGAGGAGATCCCAAATTACGACTACATGCAGAGAGCCGGTATGAAAGAAGGATCCCGGATCTTCGGATACCAGGCGAGTTACGCACTCAAGTGTCAGAAGAATTCACGATGAACTACTCGGCAAGCCATCACCCGGGGTAAAAGCTTCCCGGTCCCAGAAACACCTCAGGGGCACCCGGGTGGAAAGCGCCCGGGAAAGAAGCTCAGTCTCTCCCTTATCGTCACGTCTTCCAGAAATCTCGGAACCCATCCTCCCACGTTCTATGACTAGGTCAACACTTAATACGTGGCCCACCATCCCGAATCGTGGCCACCACCCGAACTTTGCGGGCAAGTCACCTATCTGACTCATCTATAAATACCCCCTGTAGGTACTACACAAGGAGGTAACTCTTCTCTGGATACTCACAAGCACTcacaaatattcttattttctcTCTAAGTTTTCCTTTGCGTGCATCACTGACTTGAGCATCGGAGTGGATACGCCGGAACAACTTCCGGCGCCCCCCTAACGTTCTGTGATTCCAGGATTAATACTCAGGTTATCCCGGGCATTAGTCCTCAGGCGACAGGGAACTCAACCTTCCCAGACCATCAGCAACTCGCAATAGAGCATTCGAATCGCACATATATCCAAACACCCGACTTGGCAGATTCCACACCCGGCTACTACCCAATTTGCTCGGTcgacatcattggcgccgtctgtgggaactcTTATCTaaagacgtagatatggttaCCACTCGTAAAACTACCGGGAACCACTCTGGTCCTCACAATCCTGAAGGAGGTCAAGAAGATACACCGCTCAGTCACCTCCCAGAGGAGTTGGCTCAGTTAAGAGCTGCTGCGGTCCAAAAAGCCCTCGCCGAAAGGGCCCTACCTGAACCCAGCAAGTCAAAAGAAAATGAGGCAATGGGAGAATCTCCTCCCGAGAAAGAGAGAGACAGAGAGGAGAATTCCCAGGCGTTTTCCAAAGCTCCTACCCTCACTATGGCCCAGGAGCTGGAAGATTTGAAGAAGAAAGTGAAGGAGTTGGAAGCCAAAGCCGGGTCATCTCATATTTCAACCCCGGCTGGTTCCCAGGGATGCCCTTTCTCCCTGGAGATTGTAAGTGAGCCTCTCACTGCTCATTTCAAAGCCACCAAAATCCGGGAGTATGATGGGAACTCAGACCCTGATGAACATCTCACCCGGTTTGAAAATACGGCCATGTTACATTGCtattctgacaaaatcaagtGCAAGGTATTCCTCACCACCCTGGTGGACTCTGCCCAGAGGTGGTTCGAGAAGTTGGAGCCCCGGAGCATACAATCTTTTGCAGGTTTCAAAGACACCTTCTTGCACCACTTTAGCAGCAGCAAGAGGTACAAGAAGACTGCTTTAAGCCTGTTCGAAGTAAAGCAATCAGGTGATGAGTCTCTTCGGGCGTACATTCGCCGGTTCAATAAAGCATCCCTGGATGTGCCGGCTTGTGCTCCTGAGACCAAAACTACAGCGTTCACGCAAGGACTCAGGGAAGGAGATTTTTTCATGTCCCTGGTGAAGAAGCAGCCCGAGAATTTTGAAGATCTGTTGTCCCGAGCAGAAAAATACATAAACATGGAGGAAGCACAGCGGCAGAAAAGGGAGTCCACCCGCAGAGAAAGAAGTGACCGAGTTGGGAAAAATGATGACAACGCCCGGGGAAATAATCTCGGGCGTTTCTCTCGATACGCCCCCATGAAGCCGCACCGGGGGGAAGGAGTCCATCTTTGCGACGGTGATCGGGGAGCCAAGCTATACCGGTCATCTCCAAGCCTGCCCCACACTCCCCAGATGTGTTCCTATCATGGAGAGTGTGCTCACAGCACGAGTGAGTGCCGGAGATTGAAGCGGGCCCCTTCCCAGTCGGGCCTTGGGGAACAGGCACAGTCAGAGAAGAAGTCCCGGGGACCACCGTGGGTAAATAGAGAGGCGGGGCATCGGCCGGGGGATAAAGGCCCGGTCAGGCAGGAGAAGGATAACACTGGTCAAACGTCTCAGAACCAAGAGAATAAAGATCGGGGAGGATCACTGACCCTTGGGGTGATAAAAATGATCTCGGGGGGATCAACAGATGGAGACTCCAACAGGGCCAGGAAAGCACATTCCCGGCATGAGAGTTTTGGAGTGGATGATGCAGTAAGGAGTGAAGGGCCGGTTATCAGCTTTGGCCCCCGGGATCTTcagggagtcagcctcccaCACAACGATGCTTTGGTCATGCAGGCAAAAGTGGCGAATTACGATATTCGCCGGGTTTTTGTCGATTCTGGAAG
The Primulina eburnea isolate SZY01 chromosome 5, ASM2296580v1, whole genome shotgun sequence genome window above contains:
- the LOC140831407 gene encoding uncharacterized protein produces the protein MVTTRKTTGNHSGPHNPEGGQEDTPLSHLPEELAQLRAAAVQKALAERALPEPSKSKENEAMGESPPEKERDREENSQAFSKAPTLTMAQELEDLKKKVKELEAKAGSSHISTPAGSQGCPFSLEIVSEPLTAHFKATKIREYDGNSDPDEHLTRFENTAMLHCYSDKIKCKVFLTTLVDSAQRWFEKLEPRSIQSFAGFKDTFLHHFSSSKRYKKTALSLFEVKQSGDESLRAYIRRFNKASLDVPACAPETKTTAFTQGLREGDFFMSLVKKQPENFEDLLSRAEKYINMEEAQRQKRESTRRERSDRVGKNDDNARGNNLGRFSRYAPMKPHRGEGVHLCDGDRGAKLYRSSPSLPHTPQMCSYHGECAHSTSECRRLKRAPSQSGLGEQAQSEKKSRGPPWVNREAGHRPGDKGPVRQEKDNTGQTSQNQENKDRGGSLTLGVIKMISGGSTDGDSNRARKAHSRHESFGVDDAVRSEGPVISFGPRDLQGVSLPHNDALVMQAKVANYDIRRVFVDSGSSVNIIFQEALDQMNLEDYQLRPVETSLFGFAGHTIYPRGEITLPLTLGAEELRKTVMTVFTVVNAPTSYNIILGRPAMNALRAVASAYHQKLKFSVGNRIGEVRGDQPSSRKCYAETVKVENKRARRDGESRRSGKEEVHSIQQVHMVEGDEQEEVGVLPGQPMKTTKIARDLEPATRAQLLQCLEKNADIFAWSSSELVGVSPHVAEHRLNIVPGSRVVKQRKRHFGPEKDKVIAGHVEELLKAGQIREVQFSTWLSNVVLVPKSAGKWRMCVDFRDLNKACPKDCYPLSRIDQLVDSTSGYELLSFMDAYQGYHQIPLAREDKENVSFITSGGTFCYFVMPSGGTFCYVVSFMDAYQGYHAHLGLRGESSSGSWSPKEELKLTRRKSGLSLK